The Lactuca sativa cultivar Salinas chromosome 2, Lsat_Salinas_v11, whole genome shotgun sequence genome includes a window with the following:
- the LOC111888190 gene encoding extensin-2-like, whose translation MRVTTGVPFRVPLWPIVIALTVFGVANLIAVSADPYIYSSPPPPYMYKSPPPPVHSPPPSYLYKSPPPPVHSPPPPYLYKSPPPPVHSPPPPYLYKSPPPPVHSPPPPYLYKSPPPPVHSPPPPYLYKSPPPPVHSPPPPYLYKSPPPPVKSPPPPYYYKSPPPPVHSPPPPYYYKSPPPPTKSPPHYYYSSPPPPKSYYPVPYPHHRKLIVKVVGKVYCYSCYDWKYPIQSHAKHHLKGAVVEITCKAIGQKEIFAYGKTKINGKYAITVDGLDYSKYGGAKACTAKLHMAPKGTKCNIPTNLHGGLKGAVLKVKSKNAYEVVLEAEPFAYAPKTPSTLCEKPKPKPKPTPSPYYYKSPPPPPPTYLYKSPPPPVKSPPIYHYTSPPPPKKSPPPPYHYRSPPPPKKSPPPPYHYTSPPPPVKSPPPPYHYTSPPPPVKTPPKYHYTSPPQPKKSPPSPYYYKSPPPPVKSPPPPYHYTSPPPPVKSPPPPYHYTSPPPPVKSPPPPYHYTSPPPPVKSPPPPYHYTSPPPPVKSPPPPYHYTSPPPPVKSPPPPYHYTSPPPPVKSPPPPYHYTSPPPPVKYPPPPYHYTSPPPPVKSPPPPYHYTSPPPPMKSPPPPYHYSSPPPPVKSPPPPYHYTSPPPPVKSPPPPYHYTSPPPPIKSPPPPYHYTSPPPPVKSPPPPYHYTSPPPPMKSPPPPYHYTSPPPPVKTPPPPYHYTSPPPPTKSPPPPYHYTSPPPPVKSPPPPYHYSSPPPPVKSPPPPYHYTSPPPPVKSPPPPYHYTSPPPPVKSPPPPYHYKSPPPPVKSPPPPYHYTSPPPPVKSSPPPYHYTSPPPPVKSPPPPYHYTSPPPPVKSPPPPYHYISPPPPVKSPLSPVYIYGSPPPPTNY comes from the exons ATGAGAGTTACCACCGGTGTCCCGTTCAGGGTCCCTTTATGGCCTATAGTCATCGCATTAACCGTCTTTGGTGTTGCGAACCTTATAGCCGTCTCGGCTGATCCTTATATCTattcttcaccaccaccaccatatatGTATAagtctccaccaccacctgtgCATTCACCACCACCGTCATATCTTTACAAGTCCCCACCACCACCGGTgcattcaccaccaccaccatatctTTACAAGTCCCCACCACCACCGGTGCATTCACCACCACCGCCATATTTATACAAGTCTCCACCACCACCGGTGCATTCTCCACCACCACCATATTTGTACAAGTCTCCACCTCCACCGGTgcattcaccaccaccaccatatttATACAAGTCTCCACCACCACCGGTGCATTCTCCACCACCACCATATTTGTACAAGTCTCCACCACCGCCAGTtaagtcaccaccaccaccatactACTACAAGTCTCCACCTCCACCGGTGCATTCTCCACCACCACCTTACTACTACAAATCCCCACCGCCACCAACAAAGTCTCCCCCACACTATTACTATAGTTCTCCACCACCACCAAAATCCTACTACCCCGTACCTTACCCTCACCACAGGAAACTCATCGTAAAGGTCGTGGGCAAAGTTTACTGCTACAGCTGCTATGACTGGAAATACCCAATCCAATCACACGCCAAGCATCACCTCAAAG GTGCTGTTGTCGAAATTACTTGCAAGGCTATTGGCCAGAAAGAAATTTTTGCATATGGAAAGACTAAGATCAATGGAAAATATGCAATTACGGTTGACGGTTTAGACTATTCCAAGTATGGAGGAGCAAAAGCTTGTACCGCTAAGCTTCATATGGCACCAAAAGGAACCAAATGTAATATTCCAACAAATCTTCATGGTGGTTTGAAGGGTGCCGTGCTAAAGGTCAAATCCAAAAATGCTTATGAGGTTGTCCTTGAGGCCGAACCATTTGCATATGCTCCTAAGACTCCTTCTACGCTTTGTGAGAAGCCAAAGCCAAAACCAAAGCCCACTCCTTCTCCATATTATTACAAatctccaccaccaccgccacccaCTTACTTGTACAAGTCTCCCCCTCCACCCGTTAAGTCTCCTCCGATATATCACTACACTTCACCCCCACCCCCTAAGAAATCACCACCTCCTCCATACCACTACAGATCACCCCCACCACCCAAGAAATCACCACCTCCCCCATACCATTACACATCTCCACCCCCACCGGTTAAATCTCCACCACCACCATACCACTACACTTCCCCTCCACCACCAGTGAAGACTCCTCCCAAGTACCACTACACATCACCCCCACAACCTAAGAAATCACCACCTTCCCCATACTACTACAAATCACCTCCACCACCGGTTAAATCTCCACCCCCACCTTACCATTacacttcaccaccaccaccagtgaAATCTCCACCACCACCATACCATTacacttcaccaccaccaccggtgAAGTCACCACCCCCACCTTATCACTACACATCACCTCCACCACCGGTGAAGTCACCACCCCCACCTTATCACTACACATCACCTCCACCACCAGTGAAATCTCCGCCACCGCCATACCATTACACATCGCCTCCACCTCCTGTTAAGTCACCACCTCCTCCATACCACTATACATCACCTCCACCACCAGTGAAATCGCCTCCCCCACCATATCACTACACTTCACCACCTCCACCCGTGAAATATCCACCACCACCATACCATTACACTTCACCTCCCCCACCTGTAAAATCCCCTCCACCGCCTTACCATTacacatcaccaccaccaccaatgaAATCACCACCCCCACCGTACCACTACAGTTCACCTCCTCCACCGGTAAAATCCCCTCCACCACCATACCACTACACATCACCCCCACCCCCCGTGAAGTCTCCACCACCCCCATACCACTACACCTCACCTCCACCACCAATtaagtcaccaccaccaccataccactatacatcaccaccaccaccggttAAATCCCCACCACCACCATACCATTATACATCACCTCCACCACCCATGAAATCTCCACCTCCTCCATACCATTacacttcaccaccaccaccagttaAGACCCCACCACCACCATACCATTACACCTCACCTCCTCCACCAACTAAGTCCCCACCACCACCATACCACTACACATCGCCTCCTCCACCAGTTAAATCTCCACCACCACCATACCATTATTCTTCACCTCCACCACCAGTTAAGTCCCCACCACCACCATATCACTACACATCACCTCCACCACCTGTGAAATCTCCACCACCTCCATACCACTACACCTCTCCACCACCACCAGTTAAGTCCCCACCACCACCATACCACTATAAATCACCTCCACCACCAGTTAAATCCCCACCTCCACCTTACCACTATACCTCTCCCCCACCACCAGTTAAGTCGTCACCGCCACCCTACCACTACACATCACCTCCACCACCTGTGAAATCTCCACCACCTCCATACCATTACACATCACCCCCACCACCGGTTAAGTCGCCACCACCTCCTTACCACTACATATCTCCCCCTCCACCAGTAAAATCACCTCTTTCGCCCGTATACATCTATGGTTCTCCTCCACCCCCAACTAATTATTAG